GCGGCCTGGAAACCGGAAACCGTGAATTTGCCAGCTACGTGCTGGAAAGCGGCAAGATCCGTCTGGTGGTCAGTGCGCCCTACGGCCCCACCAGTGAAATTGCCGCCCACCAGCACCTGCACGGAGATGGGGTCAAAACCATCGCTCTGGGTGTGGACGATGTCGATCAGGCCTACAAGGTGACCACCGAACGCGGAGCCAAATCCGCATGGGCTCCCCGCACTGAAAAAGACGAGCACGGGGAATACCGCACTGCCGCCATCTACACCTACGGTGAGACTTTGCACGTCTTCGTGGACCGCAAAGACTACCACGGTGCATTTGCGCCTGGATACAGACCCCTCCCGGAGATGCCTGTGGAATCCACTGGCCTTGCTGCTGTGGACCACATTGTGGGCAACGTGCAACTCGGCAAGATGGAACACTGGGTCAAGTACTACCACCACGTGATGGGCTTCCGTCAACTCATGCACTTCGACGATGAGGACATCTCCACGGAATACAGCGCCCTGATGAGCAAGGTCATGAGCGATGGCCGCATCAAGTTCCCCATCAATGAACCTGCAGATGGAAAACGCAAGAGCCAGATTGAGGAATACCTCGACTACTACATGACCCCCGGGGTGCAGCACCTCGCCCTGATCACCAGGGACATCCTCTCCACCGTGCGCAAACTGCGCGAAAACGGGATCGAATTCCTGCGGGTTCCAGACGCTTACTACGACGCCCTTCCTGAGCGTGTGGGCCAGATCAAGGAAGACATGGACACCATCCGCGAACTCGGGATTCTGGTGGACCGGGACGATGAAGGCTACCTGCTGCAGATCTTCTCGAAGCCTGTGCAGGACCGCCCCACCGTGTTCTTCGAGATCATCCAGCGTCATGGGTCCAGAGGGTTCGGCAAGGGGAACTTCCAGGCCCTGTTTGAGGCCCTCGAAATCGAGCAGGAACGTCGCGGGAACCTCTGAGGTCAGAACATGCCCTACTACCACAAGATGGGGGAGATCCCCCACAAGCGGCACACCCAGTTCAGGAAACCGGACGGCAAACTCTACCGGGAAGAGGTGATGGGACTCGAAGGCTTCAGTGGCATCCAGAGCATCCTGTACCACCACTTCCTCCCTCCCAGAATTGTTGAAACCGAGTACCTCGGAGACACAAAAGTTGAGTACCTGCCTTACGGGGCCATCCGGCACCGTGCCTTTCAGACCAAGACCTTTGAGGCCGGGGGTGACGCTCTGGCCTCCCGCAAAGTCCTGATGGGCAACAGCGATGTGACCCTCAGCGTGGCCCGACCCACCGAATCGATGGGCTACTTTTACCGCAATGCCCAGGCTTTCGAGGTCTGGTACACCCACGAAGGGGAAGGGGTCCTGGAAACCCAGTTCGGGAACCTGAGTTTCTCCGGGGGCGATTATCTGGTGATTCCTTTCGGGACCACCTGGAGAATGAAGCTGAATTCCAGCGAGGCCCGTTTCTTCGTGATCGAATCTCCCTCGCAGATCGTGCCCCCCAGACGTTACCGCAACGAGTACGGGCAGCTTCTGGAACACGCCCCTTACTGTGAACGGGACTTCAGGGCACCCGAAGA
The sequence above is drawn from the Deinococcus cellulosilyticus NBRC 106333 = KACC 11606 genome and encodes:
- the hppD gene encoding 4-hydroxyphenylpyruvate dioxygenase, whose amino-acid sequence is MTQLVSRPMTEEADFLKLKNVDHVHFWVGNAKQAMFYYWKGFGFKPIAYSGLETGNREFASYVLESGKIRLVVSAPYGPTSEIAAHQHLHGDGVKTIALGVDDVDQAYKVTTERGAKSAWAPRTEKDEHGEYRTAAIYTYGETLHVFVDRKDYHGAFAPGYRPLPEMPVESTGLAAVDHIVGNVQLGKMEHWVKYYHHVMGFRQLMHFDDEDISTEYSALMSKVMSDGRIKFPINEPADGKRKSQIEEYLDYYMTPGVQHLALITRDILSTVRKLRENGIEFLRVPDAYYDALPERVGQIKEDMDTIRELGILVDRDDEGYLLQIFSKPVQDRPTVFFEIIQRHGSRGFGKGNFQALFEALEIEQERRGNL
- a CDS encoding homogentisate 1,2-dioxygenase, encoding MPYYHKMGEIPHKRHTQFRKPDGKLYREEVMGLEGFSGIQSILYHHFLPPRIVETEYLGDTKVEYLPYGAIRHRAFQTKTFEAGGDALASRKVLMGNSDVTLSVARPTESMGYFYRNAQAFEVWYTHEGEGVLETQFGNLSFSGGDYLVIPFGTTWRMKLNSSEARFFVIESPSQIVPPRRYRNEYGQLLEHAPYCERDFRAPEELVTHTDKGEFEVRVKVRDGLSRHILDHHPLDVIGWDGYLFPYAFSIHDFEPITGRIHQPPPVHQTFQADAFVVCSFVPRLFDYHPQGIPAPYNHSNVNSDEVIYYCDGNFMSRKGIDRYDLTLHPSGIPHGPQPGATEASIGAKETLELAVMVDTFRPLDIAKDAIDFEKTGYQSSWMEGDGE